One window of Chthoniobacterales bacterium genomic DNA carries:
- a CDS encoding ferric reductase-like transmembrane domain-containing protein: protein MSVSYLAVGWNRQKRRYDLALGLALALGAIVYAAITFLLRPATTVETFVIRFTAIAALALLHVILVIGPLTRLDRRFLPLLYNRRHLGVTMFLLALGHGIFAIVQFHAGGDVNPLVSVLTACRRDYLSGDIGQFPFEALGLTALVILFVMAATSHDFWLKNLGPSFWKTLHMLVYAAYALILAHVCLGALQSERAPALAILLGSGFAVVVSLHLAAFARERRIDRQRILARDDGFVPVLRADGLEEGIGKVVMAGHQRVALFLREGRIFALSNVCRHQGGPLGEGRIVSGCLTCPWHGYQYRVEDGCSPPPFTEVAPTYAVRVIDGEIFVQAKALPPGTKSEGVPAPASGVPSAPPDFYIGWQAKAAPAQRRFTRAVVVVLLLFAAGVASMTAWFQAPVDAGIFEFGVVRTFEGTLRETPLPLLQVNAGPSADGMNFLLVGAGKFGPPSVIRGHDGDRVRFRGSLISRNGVAMIEMNDPASFTVIGRNAAPLSVERVTPLGIGTFTGELVDTKCFFGVMRPAVGKVHRACAIRCLSGGAPPGLLVQDEAGNTVVVLLVGAPGRSLDVPVDLAAHVLDVEGALELHNGTPILRVQSWKLRN from the coding sequence ATGTCCGTCTCCTACCTCGCCGTCGGCTGGAACCGGCAAAAGCGGCGCTACGACCTCGCCCTCGGGCTGGCCCTGGCCCTCGGCGCGATTGTCTACGCAGCCATCACCTTTCTGCTGCGCCCCGCGACCACGGTCGAAACGTTCGTGATTCGCTTCACCGCCATCGCCGCGCTCGCATTGCTTCATGTCATCCTCGTAATCGGCCCGCTCACCCGACTGGACCGCCGCTTCCTGCCGCTGCTCTACAATCGCCGCCATCTCGGCGTAACGATGTTCCTGCTGGCCCTGGGGCACGGAATCTTCGCCATCGTCCAGTTCCACGCCGGCGGCGATGTGAATCCCCTCGTGAGCGTGCTCACCGCCTGTCGCCGCGATTATCTATCCGGAGACATCGGCCAGTTCCCATTCGAGGCGCTGGGACTCACCGCACTCGTCATCCTGTTCGTCATGGCCGCCACCAGCCACGACTTCTGGTTGAAGAACCTCGGCCCGTCGTTCTGGAAGACGCTCCACATGCTCGTCTATGCGGCGTATGCGCTCATCCTCGCGCACGTCTGTCTCGGTGCATTGCAATCCGAGCGCGCCCCGGCGCTGGCGATTCTGCTCGGCTCCGGCTTCGCGGTCGTTGTCTCGCTCCATCTCGCCGCGTTCGCCCGGGAACGCCGCATCGATCGCCAGCGAATCCTTGCCCGCGACGACGGATTCGTGCCCGTTCTGCGCGCAGATGGCCTCGAGGAAGGCATCGGCAAGGTCGTCATGGCCGGCCATCAGCGCGTCGCGCTCTTTCTTCGCGAAGGCCGCATCTTCGCGCTGTCCAACGTCTGCCGGCACCAGGGCGGTCCGCTCGGCGAAGGCCGCATCGTCAGCGGCTGCCTCACGTGCCCCTGGCATGGTTACCAATACCGCGTCGAAGACGGCTGCAGCCCGCCCCCATTCACCGAGGTCGCGCCGACCTATGCCGTGCGCGTGATCGACGGCGAGATTTTCGTGCAAGCCAAGGCCCTGCCGCCCGGCACGAAGTCCGAAGGCGTCCCCGCCCCGGCGTCCGGCGTGCCATCCGCGCCCCCGGATTTCTATATCGGCTGGCAGGCAAAAGCGGCACCGGCGCAACGTCGCTTCACGCGCGCTGTCGTTGTCGTTCTCCTGCTTTTCGCCGCGGGCGTGGCCAGCATGACCGCGTGGTTCCAGGCTCCCGTGGATGCAGGCATCTTCGAGTTCGGAGTGGTGCGCACTTTCGAAGGCACCCTCCGCGAAACGCCGCTCCCGCTTTTGCAGGTGAATGCGGGCCCCTCCGCCGACGGCATGAACTTCCTCCTCGTGGGCGCGGGAAAATTTGGGCCACCGTCCGTCATCCGCGGCCACGACGGCGATCGCGTGCGCTTTCGCGGCAGCCTGATCTCGCGCAACGGTGTGGCGATGATCGAAATGAACGACCCGGCCTCGTTCACCGTGATCGGTCGCAACGCGGCCCCGCTATCCGTCGAACGCGTCACCCCTCTCGGAATCGGCACGTTCACCGGCGAGCTCGTCGATACGAAGTGCTTCTTCGGCGTCATGCGCCCGGCGGTCGGGAAGGTTCACCGCGCCTGCGCCATTCGCTGTCTGAGCGGCGGCGCCCCTCCGGGGCTGCTCGTGCAGGACGAGGCCGGAAACACCGTCGTCGTCCTGCTTGTCGGGGCGCCCGGCCGATCCCTCGACGTGCCCGTGGATCTCGCGGCTCACGTGCTGGATGTCGAAGGTGCGCTGGAGCTGCACAACGGCACGCCCATCCTCCGCGTGCAATCCTGGAAGCTTCGCAACTAG
- a CDS encoding NRDE family protein, with protein sequence MCTVSFLPAGDGFHLAMNRDEQLSRRAALPPRIAKCGAFRALYPHEWSGGTWIGVNAVGLTFALINWYSEPQRLRAGTVSRGEVIPALLGAATVADAEAHFGALPVASMNPFRLIVISRRERALCEWKSSGGNLEGTSFSWERRHWFSSGFDEAAANRVRALTCARASRLAPPASPAWLRDLHRSHHPSKGALSICMHRIDACTVSFTELSVTGSSATMSYHAGPACERGPRFVKALRLSRQIPCAAA encoded by the coding sequence ATGTGCACGGTTTCCTTTCTTCCCGCCGGCGACGGCTTCCATCTCGCGATGAATCGCGACGAGCAGCTTTCCCGAAGAGCGGCGCTGCCTCCACGGATTGCGAAATGCGGCGCCTTCCGCGCGCTCTACCCGCACGAATGGAGCGGGGGGACGTGGATCGGTGTCAATGCCGTCGGGCTCACCTTCGCGCTGATCAACTGGTATTCCGAGCCGCAGCGCCTTCGGGCCGGCACGGTCAGTCGGGGAGAGGTGATCCCGGCCCTGCTCGGGGCGGCGACAGTCGCGGATGCGGAGGCTCATTTTGGAGCGCTCCCTGTCGCGTCGATGAATCCGTTTCGTCTGATCGTGATTTCCCGTCGGGAGCGAGCGTTGTGCGAGTGGAAGTCGAGCGGCGGAAATCTGGAAGGGACCTCGTTTTCCTGGGAGCGGCGACATTGGTTTTCCTCCGGCTTCGACGAGGCGGCGGCGAATCGCGTGCGGGCGCTCACCTGTGCGCGGGCCTCGCGGCTGGCGCCGCCAGCTTCCCCGGCCTGGCTGCGTGATCTCCATCGTTCGCACCATCCCTCCAAGGGCGCGCTCTCGATCTGCATGCATCGGATCGATGCGTGCACGGTGAGTTTCACCGAACTCTCGGTGACCGGGAGCTCCGCGACGATGTCGTATCATGCGGGGCCGGCCTGTGAACGCGGCCCCCGGTTCGTGAAGGCGTTGCGACTGTCTCGGCAGATTCCGTGCGCTGCGGCGTAA
- a CDS encoding VTT domain-containing protein — translation MNLDTTSAVGLFLLTFVSEDAATLGGAALSSLGRMSPDTAFLACVLGIWLGDLGLFLLARNFGRPILERLWLRKAQTAQKIKQSETWFARFGGWALVLCRFVPGSRLPTFATAGLLRMPVAKFTAITAALAVLWVGLVFGLVRQFGAAVGMFAGSSHGAIVGGVVAIALGLLAVCAGHWGSVLRRRLGSPRVQRWVQWEFWPAWLFYLPIGANYVRLALKYGGFNVPTCANPGMFTGGLIGESKFATLADLQRTSPEWTANSFLLAEGGERLAHLEALVASGQLSFPFVLKPDVAQRGSGFKVVRSMADAGAYLSTVDVAIVAQEYIRGPQEIGIFYYRLPHEHEGRIFAITEKIFPVVFGDGRRTLEELILADARAVLLADVYLRRFASERARVPAFGEAVRLVEAGNHAQGCIFQDGMHLWSAGLERRIDDISRALPGFFIGRYDVRFESVAELQSGGGFSILELNGAASEATSAYDARKSLGEAYRLLFQQWELVFAIGAANRRAGHRADSLGALWTELRRYRQRSTCHPLAD, via the coding sequence ATGAATCTCGACACGACCAGCGCCGTCGGCCTGTTCCTTTTGACCTTCGTGTCGGAGGATGCCGCGACTCTCGGCGGCGCGGCGCTGTCTTCGCTCGGCCGGATGTCCCCCGACACCGCGTTCCTGGCCTGCGTGCTCGGCATCTGGCTTGGCGACCTCGGGCTGTTCCTGCTCGCGCGCAATTTTGGACGCCCGATTCTCGAGCGCCTTTGGCTGCGCAAAGCGCAGACGGCGCAGAAGATCAAGCAAAGCGAGACCTGGTTCGCGCGATTCGGCGGCTGGGCTCTCGTGCTGTGCCGATTCGTTCCCGGATCGCGGCTGCCCACGTTCGCCACGGCCGGATTGTTGCGCATGCCCGTCGCGAAGTTCACGGCGATCACCGCCGCGCTGGCGGTGCTTTGGGTGGGGCTGGTGTTTGGGCTCGTGCGCCAGTTCGGAGCCGCGGTCGGGATGTTCGCGGGGAGCTCGCATGGAGCGATCGTCGGAGGCGTCGTCGCGATCGCTCTCGGCCTTCTCGCGGTCTGCGCGGGGCATTGGGGCTCCGTGCTCCGGCGCCGCCTCGGATCGCCCCGCGTGCAGCGCTGGGTGCAGTGGGAGTTCTGGCCCGCATGGCTTTTCTATCTGCCGATCGGCGCGAATTACGTCCGCCTCGCTCTGAAATATGGCGGCTTCAACGTTCCGACCTGCGCGAATCCCGGGATGTTCACGGGCGGACTGATCGGCGAATCGAAATTCGCGACGCTGGCGGATCTCCAACGCACGAGCCCGGAGTGGACGGCGAACAGCTTTCTCCTCGCGGAGGGTGGGGAACGTCTTGCGCATCTGGAGGCGCTTGTGGCCTCGGGTCAGCTATCGTTTCCGTTCGTGCTGAAGCCCGATGTGGCCCAGCGCGGGAGCGGATTCAAGGTCGTCCGGTCGATGGCGGACGCCGGGGCGTATCTTTCCACCGTGGATGTCGCCATCGTCGCCCAGGAATACATTCGCGGGCCGCAGGAAATCGGCATTTTCTATTACCGGCTGCCGCACGAGCACGAGGGTCGTATCTTCGCCATCACGGAAAAAATCTTTCCGGTGGTTTTCGGCGACGGGCGGCGCACGCTGGAGGAGTTGATTCTTGCGGACGCGCGGGCCGTGCTGCTCGCCGACGTTTACCTCCGGCGTTTCGCTTCCGAACGGGCGCGCGTGCCGGCATTCGGCGAAGCGGTGCGTCTCGTGGAGGCGGGCAATCACGCGCAGGGCTGCATTTTCCAGGACGGGATGCACCTGTGGAGCGCGGGCCTCGAGAGGCGCATCGACGACATCTCGCGGGCGCTGCCGGGTTTTTTCATCGGCCGTTACGATGTGCGATTCGAGTCCGTCGCGGAGCTGCAGAGCGGAGGCGGATTTTCCATTCTCGAGCTCAATGGCGCGGCGTCCGAGGCCACCAGTGCCTACGACGCGCGCAAGTCGCTCGGCGAGGCCTATCGGTTGCTCTTTCAGCAATGGGAACTCGTCTTCGCCATCGGCGCCGCCAATCGCCGGGCCGGCCATCGCGCGGATTCCCTCGGCGCGCTCTGGACGGAACTTCGCCGCTACCGGCAGCGGAGCACCTGCCATCCCCTCGCGGACTGA
- a CDS encoding DinB family protein yields the protein MNALLESAREVLAQGSALLLALDDVAYATRLPAAFNASIGGHVRHCLDHFRSVLDGLDADEINYDARTRDPRIENVRIAALAATRRQLREIESLDAAVLDRPIRVRAKVSYAAGESSTAESTVGREIMFGIVHAIHHYALVGVMAQMLGATLPDGFGVAPSTIKHEQERLAA from the coding sequence ATGAACGCGCTTCTCGAATCCGCCCGCGAAGTGCTTGCGCAGGGCTCCGCGCTCCTGCTCGCGCTGGACGATGTCGCCTACGCGACCCGACTTCCGGCTGCCTTCAATGCCTCGATCGGCGGCCATGTTCGCCATTGCCTCGACCATTTCCGCAGCGTGCTGGACGGACTCGATGCCGACGAGATCAACTACGACGCCCGCACGCGGGACCCTCGCATCGAGAATGTCCGGATCGCGGCGCTGGCGGCCACGCGTCGACAGTTGCGCGAGATCGAGTCGCTCGATGCGGCGGTGCTCGATCGCCCCATCCGGGTGCGTGCGAAGGTCTCCTACGCTGCGGGCGAATCGTCGACGGCGGAGTCGACCGTTGGGCGCGAGATCATGTTCGGCATCGTCCACGCCATCCATCATTACGCGCTCGTTGGCGTGATGGCGCAGATGCTTGGCGCGACGCTTCCCGATGGATTCGGCGTCGCGCCCTCCACGATCAAGCACGAGCAGGAGCGGCTGGCCGCCTGA
- a CDS encoding DUF1223 domain-containing protein, with translation MWLIGVLLAMMAGPVVFESGEDRATLVELYTSEGCSSCPPAEESLAGLRRDPGLWSEVVPVAFHVNYWDDLGWPDRFASPAFAQRQRNYAARWRAETIYTPAFVSNGREGLVVLPSAREGRLRATVDPSGRIAITFRAAGKVPGPLVAEIAPLANDIAVDVRRGENAGRKLAHEFVALALLSVPHEPHEPHEGEFTAAVDLPRKTPAPISSVAVWVHAAGDPAPIQATGGWLPK, from the coding sequence ATGTGGCTGATCGGTGTGCTCCTCGCGATGATGGCCGGGCCTGTCGTCTTCGAGAGCGGAGAGGATCGGGCCACGCTCGTGGAGCTCTACACCTCCGAGGGATGCAGCAGTTGCCCGCCGGCGGAGGAGAGTCTGGCCGGCCTTCGCAGGGATCCCGGTCTTTGGTCGGAGGTCGTTCCGGTCGCCTTCCACGTGAACTACTGGGACGACCTCGGCTGGCCTGATCGCTTCGCGTCGCCAGCCTTCGCGCAGCGCCAGCGTAACTACGCGGCCCGCTGGCGCGCGGAGACCATCTACACGCCCGCCTTCGTGAGCAACGGGCGGGAAGGCCTCGTCGTTCTGCCTTCCGCCAGGGAAGGAAGACTCCGCGCCACGGTCGATCCGTCGGGGCGGATCGCGATCACCTTCCGTGCGGCAGGAAAGGTCCCCGGTCCGCTTGTCGCCGAGATTGCGCCGCTGGCCAACGACATCGCGGTCGACGTGCGTCGCGGGGAGAACGCGGGCCGCAAGCTCGCTCACGAATTCGTCGCCCTCGCGCTCCTCTCGGTGCCGCACGAGCCGCACGAGCCGCACGAGGGGGAATTCACCGCGGCAGTCGACCTGCCGAGGAAAACACCGGCTCCGATTTCCTCCGTGGCTGTCTGGGTGCACGCCGCGGGCGACCCCGCGCCCATCCAGGCCACCGGCGGGTGGCTCCCAAAATGA
- a CDS encoding YHS domain-containing (seleno)protein, whose amino-acid sequence MKRLVTTTAVLLALATAAFAKDLVNVNWSGVAIRGYDPVAYFTDGKAVKGDAKFQSSDKGAIYYFASADHKAAFDKDPAKYEPQFGGFCAYAVSKNSTAGITPEAFQIVDGRLLLQYDLDVREKFSADTAGNLKKADANWPGIVEKKGK is encoded by the coding sequence ATGAAACGTCTCGTTACCACCACTGCTGTGCTGCTTGCGCTAGCCACCGCCGCTTTCGCAAAGGACCTCGTCAACGTCAACTGGAGCGGTGTCGCCATCAGGGGCTACGATCCCGTCGCCTACTTCACCGACGGCAAGGCCGTGAAGGGCGACGCGAAGTTCCAGAGCTCCGACAAGGGCGCGATCTATTACTTCGCATCGGCGGACCACAAGGCCGCGTTCGACAAGGATCCCGCGAAATACGAGCCGCAGTTCGGCGGCTTCTGCGCCTACGCGGTCTCGAAGAATTCCACGGCGGGAATCACCCCGGAGGCCTTCCAGATCGTGGATGGGCGCCTGCTTCTCCAATACGATCTCGATGTCCGCGAGAAATTCAGCGCCGATACCGCGGGCAACTTGAAGAAGGCCGACGCGAACTGGCCCGGGATCGTCGAAAAGAAGGGGAAATAG
- a CDS encoding GMC family oxidoreductase: MEHYDVIIIGTGAGGGTLAWKLAPSGKRILLIERGPYVPREKDNWSTKAVNLEGRYNTKESWRGADGKPLHPHTNYYVGGNTKFYGAALFRLRERDFGELAHHGGISPAWPISYDDLEPYYSQAERLYHVHGVAGEEPTEPHRSAPYPYAPVSHERRMQFLSEDFAAQGLRPFHTPLGIMLDEKNPHASPCIRCSTCDGHPCLVNAKADSHVCCVRPALEHPNVTLLTDTKVTRLFTNGSARVVEGVEVERGGKTDRFSADVVVLSAGAINSAALLLRSASDKHPQGLANGSGVVGRHYMGHTNSVLVALSKCENPTVFQKTLSVNDFYFGDDSFEFPMGHISFVGKLDGDTLKAGAPPVAPGWTLDLMGRHSLDFWLTSEDLPDPENRVTLDRDGNIVLAYKPNNEAGHKRLIKRLEHLMQAQTSCPHHGHDCHQGLFARNLFIGQRIPLAGVAHQNGTIRFGLDPATSALDVNCRAHEVDNLYVVDGSFFPSSGAVNPALTIIANALRVGDHLLERLG; this comes from the coding sequence ATGGAGCACTACGACGTCATCATCATTGGCACGGGCGCGGGCGGCGGCACGCTTGCCTGGAAACTGGCGCCAAGCGGCAAGCGCATCCTCCTCATCGAGCGCGGCCCTTACGTTCCCCGCGAGAAGGACAACTGGAGCACGAAGGCGGTCAACCTCGAAGGCCGTTACAACACGAAGGAAAGCTGGCGCGGCGCGGACGGCAAGCCGCTCCACCCGCACACGAACTACTACGTCGGCGGCAACACGAAGTTCTACGGCGCCGCGCTCTTCCGCCTGCGCGAGCGCGACTTCGGCGAGCTGGCGCATCATGGTGGTATCTCGCCCGCGTGGCCGATCTCCTACGACGACCTCGAGCCCTATTACAGCCAGGCCGAGCGGCTCTATCACGTGCATGGCGTCGCGGGCGAGGAACCCACCGAGCCGCACCGCAGCGCGCCGTATCCCTACGCGCCGGTCAGCCATGAGCGGCGGATGCAATTCCTCAGCGAGGATTTCGCGGCGCAGGGATTGCGCCCGTTTCACACGCCGCTCGGGATCATGCTCGACGAGAAAAACCCGCATGCCAGCCCGTGCATCCGCTGCAGCACGTGCGACGGGCATCCGTGCCTCGTCAACGCGAAGGCCGACTCGCACGTCTGCTGCGTGCGGCCCGCACTCGAGCATCCGAACGTCACGCTGCTCACCGACACGAAGGTCACTCGCCTTTTCACGAACGGCAGCGCGCGCGTCGTCGAGGGCGTCGAGGTCGAACGTGGCGGAAAAACGGATCGCTTCTCCGCGGACGTCGTCGTGCTTTCCGCCGGGGCGATCAATTCCGCTGCGCTGCTCCTGCGCTCCGCGAGCGACAAACACCCGCAGGGCCTTGCAAACGGCTCCGGCGTCGTCGGTCGCCACTACATGGGCCACACGAACTCCGTGCTCGTCGCGCTCTCGAAATGCGAGAACCCGACGGTCTTTCAAAAGACGCTTTCGGTGAATGATTTCTATTTTGGGGACGACAGCTTCGAATTCCCGATGGGCCACATCTCGTTCGTTGGCAAGCTCGACGGCGACACGCTGAAGGCCGGCGCGCCACCGGTCGCTCCTGGCTGGACGCTCGACCTCATGGGTCGGCACTCGCTCGATTTCTGGCTGACGTCGGAGGACCTGCCCGACCCGGAGAATCGCGTCACCCTCGACCGCGACGGGAACATCGTCCTCGCCTACAAGCCGAACAACGAAGCCGGCCACAAGCGCCTCATCAAGCGGCTCGAGCACCTCATGCAGGCGCAGACCTCGTGCCCGCACCACGGCCACGACTGCCATCAGGGCCTCTTCGCGCGAAACCTCTTCATCGGCCAGCGCATCCCGCTGGCCGGCGTCGCGCACCAGAATGGCACGATCCGCTTCGGACTCGATCCCGCGACAAGCGCCCTCGACGTGAACTGCCGCGCGCACGAGGTCGACAACCTCTACGTCGTGGACGGCAGCTTCTTCCCGTCGAGCGGCGCGGTGAATCCCGCCCTCACCATCATCGCGAACGCCCTGCGCGTCGGCGACCATCTGCTGGAGCGGCTCGGATGA
- a CDS encoding sigma 54-interacting transcriptional regulator, whose translation MNVAAFPHVMVSAAQNRTLPEVLRAITSGIAQCGNVALVRIWLLNAGDLCARCRFREECPDQTRCLHLVASAGNSDDPAVNLTRTDGGFRRFPLGRRKIGRVAASGQSLLLPDLRGDEEWIADPDWFRDAKIRTFAAQPLVFRGEVLGVLGLFDRAVLGEADFEWLRVFADHAAVSIANANAFEEIAYLKERLEEENSYLREEVDAARGPDDLVGESAALRKVLQQVELVAPTDATVLVTGESGTGKELVARAIHERSERRGRTMIAVNCGAVPEALFESEFFGHVKGAFTGAVRDKAGRFELADRGTLFLDEIGEVPLPMQAKLLRVLQEQEIERVGDPRPRKVNVRIIAATNRDLKAEVEAGRFRQDLFYRLSVFPIENPPLRERREDIPRLADHFIRTAAKRMNRRAPKFTQAAARQLAARDWPGNVRELQNAVERAVILAQGGPLQFDAPAVSSRTLAPISADAPVLTRAEWKQRERESIAAALAQTGGRVFGPDGAAALLGMKPTTLASRIRALGVARPDSPPPRGSV comes from the coding sequence ATGAACGTCGCCGCATTTCCCCACGTGATGGTCTCGGCGGCGCAGAATCGGACGTTGCCGGAAGTGCTGCGGGCGATCACGAGCGGAATCGCCCAGTGCGGGAACGTCGCCCTCGTGCGCATCTGGCTGCTGAATGCCGGCGATCTCTGCGCGAGGTGCCGATTCCGCGAGGAATGTCCCGACCAGACGCGGTGCCTGCATCTCGTCGCCAGCGCGGGAAACTCCGACGATCCGGCGGTGAATCTCACGCGCACGGACGGCGGATTCCGGCGGTTTCCGCTCGGCAGGCGCAAGATCGGCCGCGTGGCTGCGAGCGGGCAATCGCTGCTGCTGCCGGACTTGCGCGGCGACGAGGAATGGATCGCCGATCCAGACTGGTTCCGCGACGCAAAGATCCGCACGTTTGCCGCGCAGCCTCTCGTCTTTCGCGGCGAGGTGCTCGGCGTGCTCGGCCTTTTCGACCGCGCCGTGCTGGGCGAGGCGGATTTCGAATGGCTGCGCGTCTTTGCCGATCACGCAGCGGTGAGCATCGCGAACGCGAACGCCTTCGAGGAGATCGCCTATCTCAAGGAGCGCCTCGAGGAGGAAAACAGCTACCTGCGCGAGGAGGTGGACGCCGCCCGCGGGCCGGACGATCTCGTGGGCGAAAGCGCCGCGTTGCGCAAGGTGCTCCAGCAGGTCGAGCTCGTCGCGCCGACCGACGCGACCGTGCTCGTCACCGGCGAGAGCGGCACGGGCAAGGAACTCGTCGCGCGCGCCATCCACGAGCGCAGCGAGCGGCGGGGGCGGACGATGATCGCGGTGAATTGCGGCGCCGTGCCGGAGGCGCTGTTCGAGAGCGAGTTTTTTGGCCACGTGAAGGGCGCGTTCACCGGCGCGGTGCGCGACAAGGCCGGCCGCTTCGAACTCGCCGATCGCGGCACGCTCTTCCTCGACGAGATCGGCGAGGTCCCGCTGCCGATGCAGGCGAAGCTGCTGCGCGTGCTGCAGGAACAGGAGATCGAACGCGTGGGCGATCCGCGTCCGCGCAAGGTCAACGTGCGCATCATCGCCGCGACAAACCGGGACCTGAAGGCCGAGGTCGAGGCCGGGCGATTCCGGCAGGATTTGTTCTACCGGCTGAGCGTCTTTCCCATCGAAAACCCGCCGCTGCGCGAGCGCCGTGAGGACATTCCGCGCCTCGCCGATCACTTCATCCGCACCGCCGCGAAACGCATGAATCGCCGCGCTCCGAAATTCACGCAGGCCGCCGCCCGACAGCTTGCCGCGCGCGACTGGCCCGGCAACGTGCGCGAGCTGCAAAATGCCGTCGAGCGCGCCGTCATCCTCGCGCAGGGCGGCCCGCTGCAATTCGATGCGCCCGCGGTCTCCTCTCGAACCCTCGCTCCAATCTCCGCGGATGCGCCCGTGCTCACACGCGCCGAATGGAAGCAGCGCGAACGCGAGAGCATCGCCGCCGCTCTTGCGCAGACCGGCGGACGGGTTTTTGGCCCGGACGGCGCGGCGGCCCTCCTCGGCATGAAGCCCACGACGCTCGCGTCGCGCATCCGGGCGCTCGGCGTCGCGCGTCCAGACTCACCGCCGCCTCGCGGTTCCGTGTAA
- a CDS encoding carboxymuconolactone decarboxylase family protein — protein MNRIHQIDPIQSTGKSKALFDAVQSQLGFVPNLMRVLGNSPAALEGYLGLNRPLAAGVLSAKLREQIALTVGEINGCDYCLSAHTLLGSHAGLSAGDALAARRATAADEKSDAALKLARAVTLQRGHIADTDLQAARSAGLSDAEIIEVVQHVALNILTNYTNNVARTVIDFPAVEPAMAIAA, from the coding sequence ATGAACCGCATCCATCAGATCGATCCCATCCAATCAACCGGCAAATCGAAGGCTCTCTTCGACGCCGTCCAGTCCCAGCTCGGCTTCGTGCCGAACCTCATGCGCGTCCTCGGCAATTCGCCCGCCGCGCTCGAGGGCTACCTCGGCCTCAACCGCCCCCTCGCCGCGGGCGTGCTCTCCGCCAAATTGCGCGAGCAGATCGCGCTCACCGTCGGCGAGATCAACGGCTGCGACTATTGCCTGAGCGCCCACACGCTGCTCGGCAGCCACGCCGGATTGAGCGCCGGGGACGCCCTCGCCGCGCGCCGCGCCACAGCCGCCGACGAGAAATCCGACGCCGCGCTCAAGCTCGCCCGCGCCGTCACGCTCCAGCGCGGCCACATCGCCGACACCGACCTGCAAGCCGCCCGCAGCGCCGGCCTGAGCGACGCCGAGATCATCGAAGTCGTGCAGCATGTCGCACTGAACATCCTCACGAACTACACGAACAATGTCGCCCGCACGGTGATCGATTTTCCCGCCGTCGAGCCCGCCATGGCCATCGCCGCGTGA
- a CDS encoding nuclear transport factor 2 family protein, with translation MKSSDLAQRPPLPPFTEETARQKVQLAEDAWNSRDPERIALAYTPDTEWRNRVEFVNGRAEAIALLRRKWAKEHDYRLRKTLWAFTGNRIAVRFEYEWHDDAGQWWRSHGNENWEFDAHGLMARRYASINDQPIDESERKFRWARP, from the coding sequence ATGAAATCATCTGACCTTGCCCAGCGCCCGCCCCTGCCTCCCTTCACCGAGGAGACGGCACGCCAGAAAGTGCAGCTTGCCGAGGACGCGTGGAACTCGCGCGATCCGGAGCGCATCGCCCTCGCCTACACGCCCGACACGGAATGGCGCAACCGCGTCGAGTTCGTAAACGGCCGCGCGGAAGCCATCGCGCTCCTTCGCCGCAAATGGGCGAAGGAGCACGACTACCGGCTGCGCAAGACGCTCTGGGCCTTCACCGGCAATCGCATCGCCGTGCGCTTCGAATACGAGTGGCACGACGACGCCGGCCAGTGGTGGCGCAGCCACGGCAACGAGAACTGGGAATTCGACGCGCACGGCCTCATGGCTCGCCGCTACGCCAGCATCAACGACCAACCCATCGACGAGTCCGAGCGGAAATTCCGCTGGGCCCGCCCATGA
- a CDS encoding pyridoxamine 5'-phosphate oxidase family protein produces the protein MAARFMQIALTPAVQAAQERSFGKHQEVATAPERDAFTEDEAAFIASRDSFYLATTNSDGWPYIQHRGGPPGFLKVLGPHQLGFADFKGNRQLLSTGNLDGNDRVALFLMDYPRRERLKILGHARVLDAREDSALADELSPAPELRDRVERLFLIDVVGFDWNCPQYITPRYTAAEVAELVAPLKARLAELEAQVRSAKDGA, from the coding sequence ATGGCCGCCCGATTCATGCAGATCGCGCTCACGCCCGCCGTCCAGGCCGCGCAGGAGCGCTCCTTCGGCAAGCATCAGGAGGTCGCCACCGCGCCCGAGCGGGACGCTTTCACCGAGGACGAGGCCGCGTTCATCGCGAGCCGCGACAGCTTCTACCTCGCCACGACGAACAGCGACGGCTGGCCCTACATCCAGCACCGCGGCGGCCCGCCGGGGTTCCTGAAGGTTCTCGGCCCGCACCAGCTCGGCTTCGCCGATTTCAAAGGCAACCGCCAGCTCCTCAGCACCGGAAACCTCGACGGCAACGACCGCGTCGCGCTCTTCCTCATGGACTACCCGCGCCGCGAACGCCTGAAGATCCTCGGTCACGCCCGCGTGCTCGACGCGCGGGAGGATTCCGCGCTCGCGGACGAGCTCAGCCCCGCCCCGGAGCTGCGCGACAGGGTCGAGCGCCTCTTCCTCATCGACGTCGTCGGCTTCGACTGGAACTGCCCGCAATACATCACGCCGCGCTACACCGCGGCCGAGGTCGCGGAACTCGTCGCGCCGCTGAAGGCCCGCCTCGCCGAGCTCGAGGCCCAGGTCCGCTCCGCGAAAGACGGCGCCTAG